A genomic segment from Ruegeria sp. TM1040 encodes:
- a CDS encoding ABC transporter ATP-binding protein: MSEPLLKVRDLKIGATVYPPGEKPHDIEIVHGVSFDLMPGKVLGLIGESGAGKSTIGLSSMAYGRGGVKITGGEVWVNGRDILKSKLSDIRKLRGGEVTYVSQSAAASFNPAKTIMEQVIEASVEQGKFSRRVAEDRARALFAKLGLPDPDNIGARYPHQVSGGQLQRCMTALALCPEPDLVVFDEPTTALDVTTQIDVLMAIKEAIRDTGVAALYITHDLAVVAQVSDDIMVLRHGNTVEYGSVDQIINNPQEEYTQALVSVRSIEHEEKAPTEEPILSVRNITARYKGTKFDVLHNVNVDLYPGQTLAVVGESGSGKSTLARVITGLLPPREGEIYFNGRTLTPDFNNRSREDLRELQMIYQMADVAMNPRQTVGTIIGRPLEFYFGLKGAEKRKRIIELLDEIELGEGFIDRYPAELSGGQKQRVCIARALAAKPKMIICDEVTSALDPLVADGILKLLLNLQKIEDVAFLFITHDLATVRAISDNIAVMYKGKVQRYGGKTQVLSPPFDDYTDLLLSSVPEMKLGWLEEVIANRKMESAGN; this comes from the coding sequence ATGAGCGAACCACTCCTCAAGGTCCGCGACCTGAAAATCGGCGCCACGGTTTATCCGCCGGGCGAGAAACCCCATGACATCGAAATCGTGCATGGCGTCAGCTTTGACCTCATGCCAGGCAAGGTGCTGGGTCTCATCGGGGAATCCGGTGCAGGTAAATCCACCATCGGTCTGTCGTCCATGGCCTATGGCCGGGGCGGTGTGAAAATCACCGGTGGCGAAGTCTGGGTCAACGGGCGCGACATCCTCAAATCCAAGCTGAGCGACATCCGCAAGCTGCGTGGGGGTGAGGTGACCTATGTGTCGCAATCTGCCGCCGCGTCGTTCAACCCGGCCAAGACCATCATGGAACAGGTGATCGAAGCCTCGGTCGAGCAGGGCAAATTCTCCCGCAGAGTGGCCGAAGACCGCGCCCGCGCGCTCTTTGCCAAGCTGGGCCTGCCCGACCCCGACAACATCGGCGCCCGCTATCCGCATCAGGTGTCCGGTGGTCAGCTGCAGCGCTGCATGACCGCACTTGCGCTCTGTCCGGAACCCGATCTCGTGGTCTTTGACGAGCCCACCACGGCGCTTGATGTGACCACGCAGATCGACGTTCTGATGGCGATCAAGGAAGCGATCCGCGACACCGGTGTGGCCGCGCTTTATATCACCCACGATCTTGCGGTTGTGGCACAGGTCTCTGATGACATCATGGTGCTGCGCCACGGCAATACCGTGGAATACGGCTCGGTCGATCAGATCATCAACAACCCGCAAGAAGAGTACACGCAGGCGCTGGTCTCCGTGCGCTCGATCGAGCACGAGGAAAAGGCCCCCACCGAGGAGCCGATCCTGTCGGTGCGCAACATCACTGCGCGCTACAAGGGCACCAAGTTCGACGTGCTGCACAACGTGAACGTCGATCTCTACCCCGGTCAGACCCTGGCCGTGGTGGGCGAGTCCGGTTCGGGCAAATCGACGCTGGCGCGGGTGATCACCGGCCTTCTGCCCCCGCGCGAAGGCGAGATCTACTTCAACGGGCGCACGCTCACGCCGGACTTCAACAACCGCAGCCGCGAGGATCTGCGCGAGTTGCAGATGATCTACCAGATGGCGGATGTGGCGATGAACCCGCGTCAGACCGTAGGCACCATCATCGGCCGGCCGCTAGAGTTCTATTTCGGCCTGAAGGGCGCGGAAAAGCGCAAGCGGATCATCGAGTTGCTCGACGAGATTGAACTCGGGGAAGGCTTTATCGACCGCTACCCGGCAGAGCTGTCGGGCGGGCAGAAACAGCGTGTCTGTATCGCCCGGGCGCTGGCGGCCAAGCCCAAGATGATCATCTGTGACGAGGTCACCTCGGCGCTCGATCCACTGGTGGCGGACGGCATCCTGAAACTGTTGCTGAACCTGCAAAAGATCGAGGATGTGGCGTTTCTCTTCATCACCCACGATCTCGCGACGGTGCGCGCGATCTCTGACAACATCGCGGTGATGTACA